The Opitutales bacterium ASA1 genome window below encodes:
- a CDS encoding class 1 integron integrase IntI1 translates to MPLPAAMDQGETEWERMLVTAVRRKGLLWRTEQTYRAWAARFASFVAPRSPFGADGTDVAAFLTRLAAVEGVRPATQRQALNALVFLMQEALGRQVERMEFRRSTRGRRVPTVLSREECGRVFEGMTGTSRLMAELMYGSGLRLMELLRLRVHHLDLERGQLRVLAGKGDKDRVTVLPGSLVGRLREHVGRLRKLFTQDRKDALPGVWMPEGLARKYPQAGASWQWQWLFPSRETSVDPVSGLRRRHHVNDVTFQNAIRRAAQTAGLDKRVTPHVLRHSFATHLLEGGTDIRTVQDLLGHERLETTQIYLHVMRKPGLGVRSPLDGA, encoded by the coding sequence GTGCCGCTGCCGGCGGCGATGGACCAAGGGGAAACGGAGTGGGAGCGGATGTTGGTGACGGCGGTGCGCCGCAAGGGATTGTTGTGGCGGACGGAGCAGACGTATCGCGCATGGGCGGCGCGGTTCGCTTCGTTCGTGGCACCGCGTTCGCCGTTCGGTGCGGACGGGACGGACGTGGCGGCGTTCTTGACGCGCCTGGCGGCGGTGGAAGGGGTGCGGCCGGCGACGCAGCGACAGGCGCTCAATGCGTTGGTGTTCTTGATGCAGGAGGCGTTGGGGAGGCAGGTCGAGAGGATGGAGTTCAGGAGATCGACGCGGGGGCGGCGGGTGCCGACGGTGTTGTCACGGGAGGAGTGTGGACGGGTGTTCGAGGGGATGACGGGGACGTCGCGATTGATGGCGGAGTTGATGTATGGTTCCGGGCTGCGGCTGATGGAGTTGTTGCGGCTGCGGGTGCATCATTTGGATCTGGAGCGCGGGCAATTGCGGGTGTTGGCGGGGAAAGGGGACAAGGATCGGGTGACGGTGCTGCCGGGGAGCTTGGTCGGGCGGTTGCGCGAGCACGTGGGGAGGTTGCGGAAGTTGTTCACGCAGGATCGCAAGGACGCGTTGCCCGGGGTGTGGATGCCGGAGGGGCTGGCGCGGAAGTATCCGCAGGCGGGAGCGTCGTGGCAGTGGCAGTGGTTGTTCCCTTCGCGGGAGACGAGCGTGGATCCGGTGTCGGGGTTGCGAAGGCGGCACCACGTGAACGATGTGACGTTTCAGAACGCGATTCGTCGGGCGGCGCAGACGGCGGGGCTGGACAAGCGGGTGACGCCGCACGTGTTGCGGCATTCGTTTGCGACGCATCTGCTGGAGGGGGGCACGGACATCCGCACGGTGCAGGATTTGTTGGGGCACGAGCGTTTGGAGACGACGCAGATCTATCTGCACGTGATGCGGAAGCCGGGGCTCGGGGTGCGAAGTCCGCTGGATGGTGCGTGA
- the kdsA gene encoding 3-deoxy-8-phosphooctulonate synthase, whose product MPRAQGEGLSAARVSKNSIHRSSVIFADGKLLLVAGPCSLESESVSRAVAETLVRLRDAQPDLRIVFKGSFDKANRTSISGPRGMGMDAGLALLDLIRRDYGFPILTDVHESIQVPDVAAVVDVVQIPAFLCRQTDLLVACAQSGRAVNVKKGQFLSPADMQHVVGKLRSAAAAEIWQTERGTTFGYQNLVVDMRSFAIMRANGFPTIFDATHSVQLPGAGGGKSSGQREFVPPLARAALAAGADGLFMETHPNPAEAYSDGPNQIPTADLASVIEGCLRVWRAVREG is encoded by the coding sequence GTGCCTCGCGCGCAAGGAGAAGGCCTGAGCGCGGCGCGTGTCTCCAAGAACTCGATACACCGATCGTCCGTGATCTTCGCCGACGGAAAACTCCTGCTCGTCGCCGGCCCCTGTTCGCTCGAGAGCGAATCGGTTTCGCGAGCCGTGGCCGAGACGCTCGTGCGTCTGCGCGACGCGCAGCCCGACTTGCGCATCGTCTTCAAGGGCTCGTTCGACAAGGCCAACCGCACCTCCATCTCCGGTCCGCGCGGCATGGGTATGGACGCCGGTCTCGCGCTCCTCGACCTGATCCGGCGCGACTACGGTTTCCCGATTCTGACCGACGTCCACGAGTCGATCCAAGTGCCCGATGTCGCCGCCGTGGTCGACGTCGTGCAAATCCCCGCCTTTCTCTGTCGGCAGACCGATCTCCTCGTCGCCTGTGCGCAGAGCGGCCGCGCGGTCAACGTGAAGAAGGGCCAGTTTCTTTCGCCCGCCGACATGCAGCACGTGGTCGGGAAACTGCGCAGTGCCGCCGCTGCCGAGATCTGGCAGACCGAGCGCGGCACGACCTTCGGTTACCAGAACCTCGTGGTCGACATGCGCTCGTTCGCGATCATGCGCGCAAACGGTTTTCCCACGATCTTCGACGCGACGCACAGCGTGCAGCTTCCTGGCGCCGGTGGCGGCAAGAGCAGCGGGCAACGCGAGTTCGTCCCGCCGCTCGCCCGTGCCGCACTCGCCGCGGGCGCGGACGGTTTGTTCATGGAGACGCATCCGAACCCCGCCGAAGCCTATTCCGACGGCCCCAACCAGATCCCGACCGCCGACTTGGCGTCGGTGATCGAGGGTTGCCTGCGCGTCTGGCGCGCCGTGCGCGAGGGTTGA
- a CDS encoding thiol-disulfide oxidoreductase DCC family protein — MRDACVDGSLHEGGAVKPAVERPRSEDAWPPTRPVLLFDGVCHLCQRTVQFVVRRERAPELLFCPLQSEAGKRLLREGGLETDYRDSLVVWERGRVLTASDAALAIARRLRAPWRWAGVLCVLPRNWRDAVYALIARRRYRWFGRDDAVCPLPDAAARARVLGDPPAFTT; from the coding sequence ATGCGCGACGCTTGCGTGGATGGCTCGTTGCACGAGGGTGGAGCCGTGAAACCCGCAGTGGAACGTCCGAGAAGCGAAGACGCGTGGCCGCCGACGCGGCCCGTGCTGCTCTTCGACGGCGTGTGTCACCTGTGCCAACGCACGGTGCAGTTCGTCGTGCGGCGGGAGCGTGCGCCGGAGCTGCTCTTTTGCCCGCTGCAGTCGGAGGCGGGAAAGCGGTTGTTGCGAGAAGGCGGGCTGGAGACGGACTACCGCGACAGCCTCGTGGTCTGGGAGCGAGGCCGCGTCTTGACGGCATCGGACGCGGCGTTGGCGATCGCCCGGCGGCTGCGAGCGCCGTGGCGCTGGGCGGGAGTGCTCTGCGTGTTACCGAGAAACTGGCGCGATGCGGTCTACGCGTTGATCGCGCGGCGGCGTTACCGCTGGTTCGGACGGGACGACGCGGTGTGCCCGCTTCCGGACGCGGCGGCCCGGGCGCGGGTGTTGGGCGACCCGCCGGCGTTCACCACGTGA
- a CDS encoding PfkB family carbohydrate kinase: protein MQHTDSSTTRPVLVVGSVAFDAIKTPFESNDRILGGSATYGAIASSFFAPTRLVGVVGSDFAESDIGRLKAREIDLEGLQIDGSGETFFWSGVYGENFATRQTLETRLNVFADFKPTLPPSYRTSPFALLGNIQPSLQAMVLDQLEAGAFTVADTMNLWIDLARPELLALLPRVSLFILNDEEAQQLTGEANVFLAGPKLRQLGPRIVLIKKGAHGSVLFHPEGLFALPAYPVERVADPTGAGDSYAGALVGALAAAGDVSIASMRRAVAYATVTASLTVESLGVDRLAEAGRAEIDRRCAELHRLTAFEL from the coding sequence ATGCAACACACAGACTCTTCCACCACCCGCCCGGTTCTGGTCGTCGGCTCGGTCGCGTTCGACGCGATCAAGACCCCGTTCGAAAGCAACGATCGGATCCTCGGCGGGTCCGCCACTTACGGCGCGATCGCGTCGAGCTTCTTCGCCCCGACGCGTCTGGTCGGCGTGGTGGGCAGCGACTTCGCGGAGTCGGACATCGGTCGACTGAAGGCGCGCGAGATCGACCTCGAAGGCCTGCAAATCGACGGCAGCGGCGAGACGTTCTTCTGGTCGGGTGTCTACGGAGAGAACTTCGCGACACGGCAGACCCTGGAGACACGCCTCAACGTCTTCGCCGACTTCAAGCCCACGCTGCCACCATCGTATCGCACCTCGCCCTTCGCGCTGCTCGGCAACATCCAGCCCTCGCTGCAGGCCATGGTCCTCGACCAACTCGAGGCCGGGGCGTTCACCGTCGCCGACACGATGAACCTGTGGATCGACCTCGCGCGCCCCGAATTGCTCGCGCTGCTCCCGCGCGTCTCGCTCTTCATCCTCAACGACGAAGAGGCCCAGCAACTCACCGGCGAGGCCAACGTCTTCCTCGCGGGCCCGAAGCTCCGGCAACTCGGTCCGCGCATCGTCCTGATCAAGAAGGGCGCGCACGGCTCGGTCCTGTTTCATCCCGAGGGTCTGTTCGCGCTGCCGGCGTATCCGGTGGAGCGCGTCGCCGATCCGACCGGCGCGGGAGACTCCTACGCGGGTGCGCTCGTAGGCGCGCTCGCCGCGGCGGGCGATGTATCCATTGCTTCGATGCGCCGCGCCGTCGCCTACGCCACGGTGACGGCGAGTCTCACCGTCGAGTCGCTGGGCGTCGACCGCCTCGCGGAGGCCGGTCGCGCCGAGATCGATCGCCGCTGCGCCGAGCTGCATCGACTCACCGCCTTCGAATTGTAA
- a CDS encoding 16S rRNA (uracil(1498)-N(3))-methyltransferase: MPDLRCFHRPAELEPTEIRLPREESHHLVTTNRARVGDTVVVFDGRGNEWVCELATTDKRDAVLKVRFLQKQKPLPYRITLAQALPKGRYMDAIVRKATEIGVAEIAPVLSERTIARIDPGDDDHKLEKWEAAAVEAAKQCGNPWLPEIQPVQKAEDFIASGCREHDLRLIASLQPGAKSLREVLTRYRAEKEREPVRVAWMIGPEGDFTTAEMAHAHNYGFEPVSLGPLVLRCETAAVFALSILSYELQNPPRD, from the coding sequence ATGCCCGACCTGCGTTGCTTCCACCGCCCCGCCGAACTCGAACCGACCGAGATCCGGCTGCCCCGTGAAGAGTCTCACCATCTGGTGACCACCAACCGCGCCCGGGTGGGCGACACGGTCGTCGTCTTCGACGGCCGCGGCAACGAGTGGGTGTGCGAGCTGGCGACGACCGACAAACGCGACGCGGTGCTGAAGGTGCGTTTTCTGCAGAAACAAAAGCCCCTGCCCTACCGGATCACGCTGGCGCAGGCGCTGCCGAAGGGGCGCTACATGGACGCGATCGTGCGCAAGGCGACCGAGATCGGGGTGGCGGAGATCGCGCCGGTGCTGAGCGAGCGGACGATCGCCCGCATCGATCCCGGCGACGACGATCACAAGCTGGAGAAATGGGAGGCCGCGGCGGTCGAGGCCGCGAAACAATGCGGCAACCCGTGGTTGCCGGAAATCCAACCGGTGCAGAAAGCGGAAGACTTCATCGCGAGCGGGTGTCGCGAGCACGATTTGCGGCTCATCGCGAGCCTGCAACCGGGGGCAAAGTCGCTGCGCGAGGTGCTCACGCGTTACCGCGCCGAGAAGGAGCGCGAACCGGTGCGGGTGGCGTGGATGATCGGTCCGGAGGGCGATTTCACCACGGCGGAGATGGCGCACGCGCACAACTACGGTTTCGAGCCGGTGTCGCTCGGACCGCTGGTGTTGCGCTGCGAGACGGCGGCGGTGTTCGCGCTGAGCATCCTGAGCTACGAGTTGCAGAATCCGCCGCGCGATTGA
- a CDS encoding GNAT family N-acetyltransferase, with translation MDTATSPISRAEAALLPELDDGVVALRPLGPEHALAMAEAAAESRDRLSPWLPWCTPQYGPAHAAEFAGSRPEAWVDATEYAFAIFADAPERFVGVCGLNELRPLHHTANLGYWVRSSATGRGYAPAAARLLARFGLLHLPLRRIEIVVAVDNRASCRAAIKSGARHEGTLRNRLYLHGRSHDAEVYSFVPTDFEIADPTPRQLASLDQ, from the coding sequence GTGGATACAGCGACGTCTCCGATCTCGCGCGCCGAAGCCGCTCTCCTTCCGGAACTGGACGACGGCGTCGTCGCGCTTCGACCGCTCGGTCCGGAGCACGCGCTGGCGATGGCCGAAGCCGCGGCGGAGTCGCGCGACCGACTCTCACCGTGGCTGCCGTGGTGCACGCCGCAGTACGGTCCTGCACACGCCGCGGAATTCGCCGGCTCGCGACCCGAGGCATGGGTAGACGCCACGGAGTACGCCTTCGCGATCTTCGCCGACGCGCCGGAGCGATTCGTGGGCGTCTGCGGTCTGAACGAACTTCGCCCGCTTCACCACACGGCCAACCTCGGTTACTGGGTCCGCAGCTCCGCCACCGGCCGTGGCTACGCGCCCGCGGCCGCGCGGCTGCTCGCACGTTTCGGTCTCCTTCACCTCCCGCTGCGCCGGATCGAGATCGTCGTCGCGGTGGACAATCGCGCGAGTTGTCGCGCCGCGATCAAGTCCGGCGCACGACACGAAGGCACGTTGCGCAATCGCCTCTACCTCCACGGCAGGAGCCACGACGCCGAGGTGTACTCGTTCGTCCCGACCGACTTCGAGATCGCGGACCCCACCCCTCGCCAGCTCGCGTCACTCGACCAGTGA
- a CDS encoding crosslink repair DNA glycosylase YcaQ family protein: MLPKPIDVTQVQARRFMLRLLGLERPFDGVESALAHHGFVQLDPINVCGRMHDLILRNRVAGYQEGDLLRYLHGDDEQVPLRPEQRRGFEHYFGVLAALPVGAWPYLVGRMRARRSSTDGWAGKLSREEERLARFVLAEIAARGPLTSDDIEHDARAVTAWNSGARQAKVVLEKLLLHGRVLITARRRFRRVYDLPERVLPAAVLSAPEPTRAETQRWSVLMKLRQLRLVRLSRADAKLVADAIQAVRVGAEGAPVYCLREDAQVFERIDEVAAASTCAPGREGDVRLLAPLDPLVYDRELARRIWDFDYTWEVYTPPAKRVRGYYALPVLAGTDIAGHVDPKAERESGRLRVVGRRVRRGVASAPAVRELAAFLGLRV; the protein is encoded by the coding sequence GTGTTGCCCAAGCCCATCGATGTGACGCAGGTGCAGGCGCGGCGTTTCATGCTGCGCCTGCTCGGCTTGGAGCGACCGTTCGACGGCGTGGAGTCGGCGCTGGCGCATCACGGCTTCGTGCAGCTCGACCCGATCAACGTCTGTGGGCGCATGCACGACCTGATCCTGCGCAATCGCGTGGCCGGCTACCAAGAGGGCGATCTCTTGCGATATCTCCATGGTGACGACGAGCAGGTGCCGTTGCGCCCGGAGCAGCGCAGGGGTTTCGAACACTACTTCGGAGTCCTCGCGGCGCTGCCGGTGGGTGCGTGGCCGTATCTCGTGGGCAGGATGCGCGCGCGGCGGTCGAGCACCGACGGTTGGGCAGGGAAACTCTCGCGCGAGGAGGAGCGGCTGGCACGATTCGTCCTCGCCGAAATCGCCGCACGCGGACCACTCACCTCGGACGACATCGAGCACGACGCACGCGCCGTGACGGCATGGAACTCGGGTGCACGGCAGGCCAAGGTGGTGTTGGAGAAACTCCTCCTGCACGGCCGAGTCCTGATCACGGCGCGGCGCCGGTTCCGACGTGTCTACGATCTGCCGGAGCGGGTGTTGCCGGCCGCAGTGTTGTCCGCCCCCGAGCCGACGCGGGCGGAGACGCAGCGTTGGTCGGTGCTGATGAAACTCAGGCAACTGCGTCTCGTGCGCCTGAGTCGCGCGGACGCGAAGCTGGTGGCGGACGCGATCCAAGCAGTGCGGGTCGGCGCGGAAGGCGCGCCGGTGTATTGCCTGCGCGAGGATGCGCAGGTCTTCGAGCGGATCGACGAGGTGGCGGCGGCATCGACCTGCGCGCCGGGGAGAGAGGGTGACGTGCGCCTGCTGGCGCCACTCGATCCACTCGTCTACGACCGCGAACTGGCGCGGAGGATCTGGGATTTCGACTACACGTGGGAGGTCTACACGCCTCCGGCGAAACGCGTGCGGGGCTACTACGCGCTACCGGTGTTGGCGGGGACCGACATCGCGGGGCACGTCGATCCGAAGGCGGAGCGAGAGAGCGGGCGGTTGCGCGTCGTCGGGCGCCGTGTGCGGCGCGGCGTGGCGAGCGCGCCGGCGGTGCGGGAGTTGGCGGCGTTTCTGGGATTGAGAGTGTGA
- the polA gene encoding DNA polymerase I — protein MRAEGRRVACGGMEKRLFLLDGMALAYRAHFAFIVRPIRTSKGVNTSALFGFASTILDLVEREKPTHMAVVFDTDAPTERHRVFPAYKANRDEMPEDLAAALPHLRRFAVAFGLPAIAMDGYEADDVIGTLARQAEAEGFETWMVTPDKDYGQLVTERSRIYKPGTKGDAPERLGVAEVLERWQIRRVEQVIDMLGLIGDATDNIPGVPGVGPKTAQKLIEEFDTLENALARAGEIKGKLGPKLLEFREQALLSKRLATIDRAVPVVLEPEALALGRPRTEELRALLAEFEFRSLAQRALGSAAALASSVVAPASGTQGELFATSAAEPTAVEGSATVSAGPPPGDQLELGVAKRHRTIAEVAHDYTHVHDEAGRAVLAAKLAGLEAFCFDTETDGLEPRHARLVGLSFAWKDHEACFVRLPEDPGAATAALEVFRPVFENPAIEKAGHNLKFDLAVLRAAGIRVAGPFFDTMLAHTLVDPDQRHGMDYLAEVLLDYTPIPISSLIGDGSAAPQTPVSQVDPEALATYAAEDADVTWQLRRVLAPMLAERGQERVFREVEMPLLPVLVDMEHEGIALDTAVLGGIGEHLAAQAGVLEQRVFELVGRPFNLASPKQLGEILFDELKIAEKPKKTRTGQYATNEQTLLQLAGLHPVVQTILDHREVVKLKNTYVDALPSQVDTATGRVHTHFSQLRTATGRLASDNPNLQNIPIRSAQGREIRRAFVARGPEWALLSADYSQIELRIIAALSQDPGMLEAFAAGQDIHTATAARVYGVAEGDVTREMRARAKMVNFGIPYGISAFGLAQRLGCSRTEATELIDGYFRQFAGIRGFIDATLESCRRLGYVETVTGRRRYLPDINSGNGATRSGAERNAINTPIQGSAADMIKIAMSLIHADLAREGLRSRLLLQVHDELLFDLFRPEEETLRTIVETRMKTALPLRVPMHVEIGIGSNWLEAH, from the coding sequence TTGCGCGCGGAGGGGCGGCGGGTAGCGTGCGGCGGCATGGAGAAACGGCTCTTCCTGCTCGACGGCATGGCCCTCGCCTACCGGGCGCACTTCGCTTTCATCGTCCGCCCGATACGGACCTCGAAGGGTGTGAACACCTCGGCGTTGTTTGGCTTCGCATCGACCATCCTCGATCTGGTGGAGCGCGAGAAGCCGACGCACATGGCGGTGGTGTTCGACACGGATGCGCCGACGGAACGCCACCGGGTGTTTCCCGCCTACAAGGCGAACCGTGACGAGATGCCGGAGGACCTGGCGGCGGCGCTCCCGCATCTGCGGCGGTTCGCGGTGGCGTTCGGGTTGCCGGCGATCGCGATGGACGGTTACGAGGCGGACGACGTGATCGGGACGTTGGCGCGGCAGGCGGAGGCGGAGGGTTTCGAGACGTGGATGGTGACTCCGGACAAGGACTACGGTCAGCTCGTGACGGAGCGCTCGCGCATCTACAAGCCGGGGACGAAAGGGGACGCACCGGAGCGGCTCGGCGTGGCGGAGGTGTTGGAGCGCTGGCAGATCCGGCGGGTGGAGCAAGTGATCGACATGCTGGGGTTGATCGGGGACGCGACCGACAACATCCCCGGTGTGCCGGGTGTGGGGCCGAAGACCGCGCAAAAGCTGATCGAGGAATTCGACACCTTGGAGAACGCGTTGGCGCGCGCCGGGGAGATCAAGGGCAAGCTGGGGCCGAAGCTGCTGGAGTTTCGCGAGCAGGCGTTGCTCTCGAAGCGGCTGGCGACGATCGATCGCGCGGTGCCGGTGGTGCTGGAGCCGGAGGCGTTGGCGCTGGGGCGACCGCGGACGGAGGAGCTGCGGGCGTTGCTGGCGGAGTTCGAATTCCGGTCGTTGGCGCAGCGCGCGCTGGGGTCCGCGGCCGCCTTGGCGTCGAGCGTGGTCGCGCCGGCCAGCGGCACGCAGGGGGAGCTCTTCGCGACGAGCGCGGCTGAACCGACTGCGGTCGAGGGCAGCGCCACCGTCTCCGCGGGACCCCCTCCCGGCGATCAACTCGAGCTCGGCGTGGCCAAGAGGCACCGGACCATCGCCGAGGTGGCGCACGACTACACGCACGTCCACGACGAGGCGGGACGAGCCGTATTGGCCGCGAAGCTGGCGGGTCTGGAGGCGTTTTGCTTCGACACGGAAACGGACGGCTTGGAGCCGAGGCACGCGCGGCTGGTGGGGCTTTCGTTCGCGTGGAAGGATCACGAAGCGTGCTTCGTGAGGTTGCCCGAGGATCCCGGCGCAGCCACGGCGGCGCTGGAGGTGTTTCGGCCGGTGTTCGAAAACCCCGCGATCGAGAAGGCGGGGCACAACCTCAAGTTCGACCTCGCCGTGCTGCGTGCGGCGGGGATCCGGGTCGCGGGTCCGTTCTTCGACACCATGCTCGCGCACACGCTCGTCGATCCGGACCAGCGGCACGGCATGGATTACCTCGCGGAAGTGCTCCTCGACTACACGCCGATCCCGATCTCGAGCCTCATCGGCGACGGCAGCGCGGCACCGCAGACGCCGGTCTCGCAGGTCGATCCGGAGGCGTTGGCGACCTACGCGGCGGAAGACGCGGACGTGACGTGGCAACTGCGCCGAGTGCTGGCACCAATGCTCGCGGAGCGGGGGCAAGAGCGGGTGTTTCGCGAGGTCGAGATGCCGTTGTTGCCCGTGCTCGTGGACATGGAGCACGAGGGTATCGCGCTGGACACGGCGGTGCTCGGCGGCATCGGCGAACACCTCGCCGCGCAGGCGGGCGTGCTGGAGCAGCGCGTCTTCGAGCTGGTGGGGCGGCCCTTCAACCTCGCCTCGCCTAAGCAGCTCGGGGAGATCCTCTTCGACGAACTGAAGATCGCGGAGAAGCCGAAGAAGACCCGCACCGGCCAATACGCGACCAACGAGCAGACGCTTCTCCAACTCGCCGGCCTACATCCGGTCGTGCAGACGATTCTGGACCACCGCGAGGTGGTGAAGCTCAAGAACACCTACGTCGACGCCCTGCCCTCGCAGGTCGATACCGCGACAGGTCGCGTGCACACCCATTTCTCGCAACTGCGCACCGCGACGGGCCGGCTCGCTTCGGACAATCCCAACCTCCAGAACATCCCGATCCGTTCGGCCCAAGGGCGCGAGATCCGGCGGGCGTTCGTCGCGCGCGGGCCCGAGTGGGCGCTGCTTTCGGCGGACTACTCGCAGATCGAGCTGCGCATCATCGCGGCACTCAGTCAGGACCCGGGCATGTTGGAGGCGTTCGCCGCGGGGCAAGACATCCACACCGCGACGGCGGCGCGGGTCTACGGAGTGGCGGAAGGGGACGTCACCCGCGAGATGCGGGCGCGTGCGAAGATGGTCAACTTCGGCATCCCGTACGGCATCTCGGCGTTCGGGCTGGCGCAGCGCCTGGGTTGTTCACGCACGGAAGCGACGGAATTGATCGACGGGTATTTTCGGCAGTTCGCGGGTATTCGAGGGTTCATCGATGCGACGCTCGAGAGTTGTCGACGGCTCGGCTACGTCGAGACCGTCACCGGTCGGAGGCGCTACTTGCCGGACATCAACTCGGGCAACGGCGCGACCCGTTCCGGAGCGGAGCGCAACGCGATCAACACGCCGATCCAGGGTTCCGCCGCGGACATGATCAAGATCGCCATGTCGCTGATCCACGCGGACCTCGCCCGCGAGGGCCTGCGCTCGCGCCTGCTGCTGCAGGTGCACGACGAGTTGCTGTTCGATCTCTTCCGGCCGGAGGAGGAAACGCTACGCACGATCGTGGAGACGCGCATGAAGACGGCCTTGCCGTTGCGCGTGCCGATGCACGTCGAAATCGGAATCGGCTCGAACTGGTTGGAGGCGCACTGA
- a CDS encoding CTP synthase, with the protein MKYIFVTGGVVSSLGKGLTAAALGALLEQRGLVVRIQKFDPYLNVDPGTMSPFQHGEVYVLEDGAETDLDLGHYERFTSGKLSRLNNLTSGQVYEAVIQKERRGVYLGKTVQVIPHVTNEIKDRIRASGNDVDVLITEIGGTTGDIEGLPFLEAMRQFALEVGQGNVVFIHVTLIPYLKAAGELKTKPTQQSVAKLREIGIQPHILVCRCEHPMDPDMREKLSLFCNVPVKAVIEEQDVESSIYELPLMLQREKMDDLVVQLLGLDAPAPAHNEWSDVVRRLKSPAGRVNIGVVGKYIELQDAYKSVYESISHGGIANDCVVNIVRLDAERLEDESAAERLRGLDGILVPGGFGDRGTEGKINAARFAREHGIPYFGLCLGLQIAVIEFARNVAGLAGANSLEFDEKTPHPVITLMEEQKQIVDKGATMRLGSYECALVPGTRAGDAYGAPSVRERHRHRYEFNNAYIDRLTAAGMRISGRNPKRDLVEIVELADHPWFVGVQFHPEFQSKPNRAHPLFRSFVAACLARKEKA; encoded by the coding sequence GTGAAATACATTTTCGTCACCGGTGGCGTCGTCTCCTCGCTCGGCAAGGGCCTCACGGCAGCGGCGCTCGGTGCGCTCCTCGAGCAACGCGGACTGGTGGTCCGGATCCAGAAGTTCGATCCTTACCTCAACGTCGATCCGGGCACGATGAGCCCGTTTCAGCACGGCGAGGTCTACGTCCTCGAAGACGGCGCGGAGACCGATCTCGATCTCGGGCACTACGAACGCTTCACCTCCGGCAAGCTCTCGCGGCTCAACAACCTCACCTCCGGCCAGGTTTACGAGGCCGTCATCCAGAAGGAGCGTCGCGGCGTCTACCTCGGCAAGACGGTGCAGGTGATCCCGCACGTGACCAACGAGATCAAGGACCGCATCCGCGCGTCCGGCAACGACGTGGACGTGCTCATCACCGAGATCGGCGGCACGACCGGCGACATCGAAGGCTTGCCGTTTCTCGAGGCGATGCGGCAGTTCGCACTCGAGGTGGGGCAGGGCAACGTGGTGTTCATCCACGTCACGTTGATTCCCTATCTGAAAGCCGCCGGCGAACTGAAGACCAAGCCCACCCAGCAGAGCGTGGCCAAGCTGCGCGAGATCGGCATCCAGCCCCACATCCTCGTGTGTCGCTGCGAGCATCCGATGGACCCCGACATGCGGGAGAAGCTCAGCCTCTTCTGCAACGTGCCCGTGAAGGCGGTGATCGAGGAGCAGGACGTGGAATCCTCCATCTACGAGCTGCCGCTCATGCTCCAGCGCGAGAAGATGGACGATCTCGTCGTGCAACTGCTCGGCCTCGATGCCCCGGCACCCGCGCACAACGAGTGGTCCGACGTGGTCCGCCGTCTCAAGTCTCCCGCGGGCCGGGTGAACATCGGCGTCGTGGGTAAGTACATCGAGCTGCAGGACGCCTACAAATCCGTCTACGAATCGATCAGCCACGGCGGCATCGCCAACGACTGCGTGGTGAACATCGTCCGCCTCGACGCCGAGCGCCTCGAGGACGAGTCCGCCGCCGAGCGCCTGCGCGGGCTCGACGGGATCCTCGTGCCGGGCGGTTTCGGCGACCGCGGCACCGAGGGCAAGATCAACGCCGCCCGCTTCGCTCGCGAACACGGCATCCCTTACTTCGGCCTCTGCCTCGGTTTGCAGATCGCCGTGATCGAGTTCGCGCGCAACGTCGCCGGCCTCGCCGGGGCGAACAGTCTGGAGTTCGACGAAAAGACACCGCACCCGGTCATCACGTTGATGGAGGAGCAGAAGCAGATCGTCGACAAAGGTGCCACGATGCGCCTCGGCTCCTACGAGTGCGCGCTCGTCCCCGGCACGCGTGCGGGCGACGCCTACGGTGCGCCATCCGTGCGCGAACGCCACCGCCACCGGTACGAGTTCAACAACGCCTACATCGACCGACTCACCGCTGCCGGCATGCGCATCAGCGGTCGCAACCCGAAGCGCGATCTGGTCGAGATCGTCGAGCTGGCCGACCACCCGTGGTTCGTCGGCGTGCAGTTCCACCCCGAGTTTCAGTCCAAGCCCAACCGCGCGCACCCGCTCTTCCGCTCGTTCGTCGCTGCGTGCCTCGCGCGCAAGGAGAAGGCCTGA